From the Takifugu flavidus isolate HTHZ2018 chromosome 12, ASM371156v2, whole genome shotgun sequence genome, one window contains:
- the hic1 gene encoding hypermethylated in cancer 1 protein isoform X1 encodes MIIKGDLDRMAEDIGYAGGRLKTMLGAMEVPSHARDLLLQLNSQRTKGFLCDVIIVVQNALFRAHKNILAASSLYLKSLVVHDNLINLDHEMVSPGIFRVILDYIYTGRLSDGDPTSPTEPNLGAVLAAASYLQLLDLVALCKKKLKRNCKYPPRQSPAFLPYPKLGPTSMGLAVGRCRVSTPVIQPCPPGGILNSHTNRAPPLEELVPHRLALHAGELYAPTSTQGSQVFPSLQPALAAQLGRPTLSERNRSPNYGLDLSKKSPNSQTQHSSSLSHLANAHNDEERDGTLSDRTSPLQGTNGRVFHSEKMESSDQASALTPPPFPHLNQPLGPHLPHLHRSGSQGTDRYPCPASPDTPTEGGNVGKEIYRWVKHEPLSYPAEDDDEDEEEEGGENGDQHNNHHKPGEESEGVDDKSGSGTEETGSSEGRPSPPGSMGRFHMPYEPESFGDNLYVCIPCDKGFPSSEQLNAHVETHTEEELYSNSGGEIGNGNNNGGKNTSSNTNGYGGLNSSSSLNSLSHLETKSREELNSGGIGEMIRPYRCSSCDKSYKDPATLRQHEKTHWLTRPYPCSICGKKFTQRGTMTRHMRSHLGLKPFACDSCGMRFTRQYRLTEHMRIHSGEKPYECQVCGGKFAQQRNLISHMKMHSSGGSGGGLTSDGKLKLDFAEGIYPLSKYTAEHLGLKQEKANELLIQAQQQLVADAKAIESLYPLSKLASEHLGLTHDKMEIMGHPLPPPPQALAEGHTIDRYSPS; translated from the exons ATGATCATTAAGGGAGACTTAGATCGGATGGCAGAAGACATCGGGTATGCAG GTGGCAGATTGAAGACGATGCTGGGTGCCATGGAAGTTCCAAGTCACGCTAGggatctcctcctgcagctcaacagCCAGAGGACCAAGGGTTTCCTGTGTGACGTTATCATTGTGGTCCAGAACGCCCTCTTCAGAGCTCATAAGAACATTCTGGCTGCCAGCAGCCTCTACTTGAAATCTCTGGTGGTCCACGACAATCTCATCAACCTCGACCATGAAATGGTCAGTCCGGGGATCTTCCGGGTCATTTTGGACTACATCTACACAGGCCGCCTGAGCGACGGAGACCCCACCTCTCCCACTGAGCCCAATCTCGGAGCCGTCTTGGCGGCGGCCAGCTACCTTCAGCTACTTGATTTAGTGGCTTTGTGCAAAAAGAAGTTGAAAAGAAATTGCAAATACCCTCCACGCCAAAGTCCCGCTTTTCTGCCATACCCAAAGTTGGGACCCACCAGTATGGGTTTAGCAGTCGGCAGATGCAGGGTCTCTACTCCCGTCATCCAGCCTTGCCCTCCAGGTGGAATTCTGAACAGCCACACAAACCGAGCACCACCGCTCGAGGAGCTGGTTCCCCATCGACTGGCCCTCCACGCAGGGGAGCTGTACGCTCCCACATCCACCCAGGGCTCTCAGGTGTTTCCGTCCCTGCAGCCAGCTCTGGCCGCCCAGCTGGGGCGGCCCACCCTCTCTGAGAGAAACCGCTCCCCCAACTATGGCCTTGATCTCTCGAAGAAGAGCCCCAACTCTCAGACGCagcacagctcctctctctcccatctgGCAAACGCCCACAATGATGAGGAGCGCGACGGTACCCTGAGTGACCGTACCAGTCCGCTGCAGGGGACAAATGGGAGGGTCTTTCATTCAGAGAAAATGGAGTCCAGCGACCAGGCGAGTGCTCTCACCCCTCCCCCTTTTCCACATCTCAATCAGCCTCTTGGCCCACACCTGCCCCATCTGCACCGCTCAGGCTCCCAGGGTACAGATCGTTACCCGTGCCCCGCGAGCCCTGACACGCCCACAGAGGGTGGCAACGTGGGCAAAGAGATTTACCGCTGGGTGAAGCACGAGCCGCTCTCCTACCCAGCTGAGGACGAcgatgaggacgaggaggaagaaggaggtgaAAATGGCGACCAACATAATAACCACCACAAGCCCGGGGAGGAGAGCGAAGGTGTGGACGACAAAAGCGGGTccgggacagaggagacaggcaGCAGCGAAGGGCGCCCTTCCCCTCCTGGATCGATGGGGAGGTTCCACATGCCCTATGAGCCCGAGAGCTTCGGAGACAATCTGTATGTCTGCATTCCCTGTGACAAAGGCTTCCCCAGTTCAGAGCAGCTCAATGCACACGTGGAGACGCACACGGAAGAGGAGCTGTACAGCAACTCGGGTGGGGAGATCGGAAACGGCAACAACAACGGCGgcaaaaacaccagcagcaacacGAACGGTTACGGGggcctgaacagcagcagcagcttgaacAGCCTGTCCCACCTGGAGACCAAGTCCAGGGAGGAGCTGAATTCCGGCGGCATCGGGGAGATGATCCGACCCTACCGCTGTTCTTCCTGCGACAAATCCTACAAAGATCCGGCCACTCTGCGTCAGCACGAAAAGACCCACTGGCTGACCCGGCCGTACCCCTGCAGCATCTGCGGCAAGAAGTTCACGCAGCGCGGCACCATGACGCGCCACATGCGCAGCCACCTCGGCCTCAAACCCTTCGCCTGCGACTCCTGCGGCATGCGCTTCACCCGGCAGTACCGCCTCACCGAGCACATGCGCATCCACTCGGGAGAGAAGCCGTATGAGTGTCAGGTGTGCGGAGGAAAGTTCGCCCAGCAACGCAACCTCATCAGCCACATGAAGATGCACAGCAGcggagggagcggagggggcCTGACCTCGGACGGCAAGCTGAAGCTGGACTTTGCCGAGGGCATCTACCCCCTGAGTAAATACACAGCGGAGCACCTGGGCCTGAAGCAGGAGAAGGCCAACGAGCTCCTCATCCAAGCCCAGCAGCAACTGGTGGCGGACGCGAAAGCCATAGAAAGCCTCtatccactttccaaactggcCTCTGAACACCTGGGCCTCACCCACGACAAGATGGAGATCATGGGGCACCCCCTGCCCCCACCGCCACAGGCTCTGGCTGAAGGCCACACCATCGACCGCTACTCCCCCAGCTAA
- the hic1 gene encoding hypermethylated in cancer 1 protein isoform X2 gives MLGAMEVPSHARDLLLQLNSQRTKGFLCDVIIVVQNALFRAHKNILAASSLYLKSLVVHDNLINLDHEMVSPGIFRVILDYIYTGRLSDGDPTSPTEPNLGAVLAAASYLQLLDLVALCKKKLKRNCKYPPRQSPAFLPYPKLGPTSMGLAVGRCRVSTPVIQPCPPGGILNSHTNRAPPLEELVPHRLALHAGELYAPTSTQGSQVFPSLQPALAAQLGRPTLSERNRSPNYGLDLSKKSPNSQTQHSSSLSHLANAHNDEERDGTLSDRTSPLQGTNGRVFHSEKMESSDQASALTPPPFPHLNQPLGPHLPHLHRSGSQGTDRYPCPASPDTPTEGGNVGKEIYRWVKHEPLSYPAEDDDEDEEEEGGENGDQHNNHHKPGEESEGVDDKSGSGTEETGSSEGRPSPPGSMGRFHMPYEPESFGDNLYVCIPCDKGFPSSEQLNAHVETHTEEELYSNSGGEIGNGNNNGGKNTSSNTNGYGGLNSSSSLNSLSHLETKSREELNSGGIGEMIRPYRCSSCDKSYKDPATLRQHEKTHWLTRPYPCSICGKKFTQRGTMTRHMRSHLGLKPFACDSCGMRFTRQYRLTEHMRIHSGEKPYECQVCGGKFAQQRNLISHMKMHSSGGSGGGLTSDGKLKLDFAEGIYPLSKYTAEHLGLKQEKANELLIQAQQQLVADAKAIESLYPLSKLASEHLGLTHDKMEIMGHPLPPPPQALAEGHTIDRYSPS, from the coding sequence ATGCTGGGTGCCATGGAAGTTCCAAGTCACGCTAGggatctcctcctgcagctcaacagCCAGAGGACCAAGGGTTTCCTGTGTGACGTTATCATTGTGGTCCAGAACGCCCTCTTCAGAGCTCATAAGAACATTCTGGCTGCCAGCAGCCTCTACTTGAAATCTCTGGTGGTCCACGACAATCTCATCAACCTCGACCATGAAATGGTCAGTCCGGGGATCTTCCGGGTCATTTTGGACTACATCTACACAGGCCGCCTGAGCGACGGAGACCCCACCTCTCCCACTGAGCCCAATCTCGGAGCCGTCTTGGCGGCGGCCAGCTACCTTCAGCTACTTGATTTAGTGGCTTTGTGCAAAAAGAAGTTGAAAAGAAATTGCAAATACCCTCCACGCCAAAGTCCCGCTTTTCTGCCATACCCAAAGTTGGGACCCACCAGTATGGGTTTAGCAGTCGGCAGATGCAGGGTCTCTACTCCCGTCATCCAGCCTTGCCCTCCAGGTGGAATTCTGAACAGCCACACAAACCGAGCACCACCGCTCGAGGAGCTGGTTCCCCATCGACTGGCCCTCCACGCAGGGGAGCTGTACGCTCCCACATCCACCCAGGGCTCTCAGGTGTTTCCGTCCCTGCAGCCAGCTCTGGCCGCCCAGCTGGGGCGGCCCACCCTCTCTGAGAGAAACCGCTCCCCCAACTATGGCCTTGATCTCTCGAAGAAGAGCCCCAACTCTCAGACGCagcacagctcctctctctcccatctgGCAAACGCCCACAATGATGAGGAGCGCGACGGTACCCTGAGTGACCGTACCAGTCCGCTGCAGGGGACAAATGGGAGGGTCTTTCATTCAGAGAAAATGGAGTCCAGCGACCAGGCGAGTGCTCTCACCCCTCCCCCTTTTCCACATCTCAATCAGCCTCTTGGCCCACACCTGCCCCATCTGCACCGCTCAGGCTCCCAGGGTACAGATCGTTACCCGTGCCCCGCGAGCCCTGACACGCCCACAGAGGGTGGCAACGTGGGCAAAGAGATTTACCGCTGGGTGAAGCACGAGCCGCTCTCCTACCCAGCTGAGGACGAcgatgaggacgaggaggaagaaggaggtgaAAATGGCGACCAACATAATAACCACCACAAGCCCGGGGAGGAGAGCGAAGGTGTGGACGACAAAAGCGGGTccgggacagaggagacaggcaGCAGCGAAGGGCGCCCTTCCCCTCCTGGATCGATGGGGAGGTTCCACATGCCCTATGAGCCCGAGAGCTTCGGAGACAATCTGTATGTCTGCATTCCCTGTGACAAAGGCTTCCCCAGTTCAGAGCAGCTCAATGCACACGTGGAGACGCACACGGAAGAGGAGCTGTACAGCAACTCGGGTGGGGAGATCGGAAACGGCAACAACAACGGCGgcaaaaacaccagcagcaacacGAACGGTTACGGGggcctgaacagcagcagcagcttgaacAGCCTGTCCCACCTGGAGACCAAGTCCAGGGAGGAGCTGAATTCCGGCGGCATCGGGGAGATGATCCGACCCTACCGCTGTTCTTCCTGCGACAAATCCTACAAAGATCCGGCCACTCTGCGTCAGCACGAAAAGACCCACTGGCTGACCCGGCCGTACCCCTGCAGCATCTGCGGCAAGAAGTTCACGCAGCGCGGCACCATGACGCGCCACATGCGCAGCCACCTCGGCCTCAAACCCTTCGCCTGCGACTCCTGCGGCATGCGCTTCACCCGGCAGTACCGCCTCACCGAGCACATGCGCATCCACTCGGGAGAGAAGCCGTATGAGTGTCAGGTGTGCGGAGGAAAGTTCGCCCAGCAACGCAACCTCATCAGCCACATGAAGATGCACAGCAGcggagggagcggagggggcCTGACCTCGGACGGCAAGCTGAAGCTGGACTTTGCCGAGGGCATCTACCCCCTGAGTAAATACACAGCGGAGCACCTGGGCCTGAAGCAGGAGAAGGCCAACGAGCTCCTCATCCAAGCCCAGCAGCAACTGGTGGCGGACGCGAAAGCCATAGAAAGCCTCtatccactttccaaactggcCTCTGAACACCTGGGCCTCACCCACGACAAGATGGAGATCATGGGGCACCCCCTGCCCCCACCGCCACAGGCTCTGGCTGAAGGCCACACCATCGACCGCTACTCCCCCAGCTAA